A genomic stretch from Gavia stellata isolate bGavSte3 chromosome 24, bGavSte3.hap2, whole genome shotgun sequence includes:
- the LOC132319076 gene encoding LOW QUALITY PROTEIN: kelch-like protein 9 (The sequence of the model RefSeq protein was modified relative to this genomic sequence to represent the inferred CDS: deleted 1 base in 1 codon; substituted 2 bases at 2 genomic stop codons), translating to MSQTEFCLTVVQEGKDGVSRLAQMKERLTRRPSELPDSEEEECGYASGQPLLPVSQPPGKTHKHRGFCVITSTNSSTCKRPQAEAVEEGGCCNSCLSDGSVARTAQPQLPRAXNHWFGCRRLPRRYTECAQXRVLGLLQGSAPFRAMLQASTARLVSDTYLAKLLEGLSNLRSQSALCDVTLEAEGVCFPAHKVILASASNYCKILFVGNLTRAGSPDDNIRLKAVSATGLRNVLNFIYSNELDLSLQNIEETFKAAETLLVREVIKLCFRFLEGCLNCENCVDVLNIAKKLGPAELRQKAMCYVGQHCKQILADPQCLKDLDRGTLCEILDRTDTEGCSELELFRAAVSWLQHDRTRLKDAADIFRRVRFPLIPLQDLQRYVQEMSLMRLDSGCHRYLQEALNYHSQLYAQPVLQTKSMSLRSGSTMLLVAGGRTTDNCVCREMWAADQSCSTWHKVGDLCVPVYNHCVAVINDFLFVIGGQCKFDPTGKQPSNKVFRFDPRNTSWLQVASMLERRTRFHAGVLSDCIFAVGGGTLLGTLTRTVELYQPADNKWEFAAPFPMPIADHAGTTHKGILYISGGFSGGKTLRDTYSYLPRLRRWISNSAMAFTRCDHGMATVRDRIFCIGGRTLKGAEEWIHVNKTEYYCPVSNQWTTLTLSLFSCCQFSITAHESTLYLAGGGSLQHMQKEDSVFLYDTQGRVWKKASPLPKALVDHASCMIKLSQVNAAGEAGRGSPTGTRKKSTLSLFITKKQESHTASEKK from the exons ATGTCACAGACAGAATTTTGTTTGACGGTTGTTCAAGAAGGGAAAGATGGCGTGTCCAGGCTTGCCCAGATGAAAGAGCGCCTGACCAGGCGGCCCAGCGAA TTACCAGATAGCGAGGAGGAGGAATGCGGCTATGCCAGTGGCCAGCCGCTGCTGCCAGTGTCACAGCCCCCAGGCAAAACCCACAAACACCGTGGGTTTTGTGTGATAACCAGCACCAACAGCTCCACTTGCAAACGgccccag GCAGAGGCCGTTGAGGAAGGAGGCTGCTGCAACTCCTGCCTTTCAGATGGCTCTGTGGCGAGGACAGCGCAGCCTCAGCTCCCTCGA GCATGAAACCACTGGTTTGGCTGCAGAAGACTGCCCAGGAGATACACTGAGTGCGCGCAGTGAAGAgtcctggggctgctgcagggctccGCACCTTTCAGAGCAATGCTGCAGGCCAGCACGGCGAGGCTCGTGTCGGACACCTACCTGGCGAAACTCCTGGAAGGGCTCAGCAACCTTCGCTCGCAGAGCGCACTGTGCGACGTGACACTGGAGGCAGAAGGGGTTTGCTTTCCAGCCCACAAGGTCATTTTAGCGTCAGCAAGTAATTACTGCAAGATCCTGTTTGTTGGAAACTTGACAAGAGCGGGGAGCCCAGATGATAACATCCGGCTGAAAGCTGTCAGTGCTACCGGACTGAGGAATGTTCTCAACTTCATTTACTCCAACGAACTAGACCTCTCATTACAGAATATTGAGGAGACCTTCAAAGCTGCAGAAACCCTCCTGGTTCGGGAGGTGATCAAGCTGTGCTTTCGCTTTCTGGAGGGTTGCTTGAACTGTGAGAACTGCGTGGATGTTCTTAACATTGCTAAAAAACTTGGCCCAGCAGAGTTGAGACAGAAAGCCATGTGCTACGTAGGACAGCACTGCAAACAGATCCTGGCTGATCCTCAGTGCTTGAAAGACCTGGACCGAGGAACCCTTTGTGAAATTTTAGACAGGACCGACACGGAGGGATGCAGTGAGCTGGAGCTGTTCAGAGCCGCTGTGAGCTGGCTGCAGCATGACCGCACGCGGCTGAAAGATGCAGCAGATATTTTCAGGCGCGTAAGATTCCCTCTCATTCCTTTACAGGATCTGCAGAGATATGTCCAGGAAATGTCTCTTATGAGGCTGGATTCAGGCTGCCACAGGTACCTGCAGGAGGCTCTGAATTACCACTCCCAGCTGTATGCTCAGCCAGTCCTGCAGACCAAGAGCATGAGCCTCCGCTCCGGTTCCACCATGTTGCTTGTCGCCGGTGGCAGAACCACCGACAACTGCGTGTGCAGAGAGATGTGGGCTGCAGACCAGAGCTGCAGCACCTGGCACAAGGTCGGGGACCTCTGTGTGCCAGTGTACAACCACTGTGTCGCCGTCATCAATGACTTCCTCTTTGTCATCGGGGGACAGTGCAAATTTGATCCCACGGGAAAACAGCCATCAAATAAG GTTTTCCGATTTGATCCCCGCAACACTTCCTGGCTCCAGGTTGCCAGCATGCTGGAGAGGCGGACACGCTTCCACGCGGGTGTGCTGTCTGACTGCATCTTCGCCGTGGGTGGTGGGACACTTCTGGGGACTCTCACGCGCACCGTGGAATTGTACCAGCCCGCTGACAACAAGTGGGAATTTGCAGCTCCTTTCCCCATGCCTATTGCTGATCATGCAGGCACAACCCACAAAGGAATCCTCTATATTTCAG GGGGCTTCTCTGGGGGTAAAACCTTACGAGACACTTACAGCTACCTCCCTCGCCTCCGACGCTGGATCAGCAACAGTGCCATGGCTTTTACCCGCTGTGATCACGGGATGGCTACGGTCAGGGACAGGATCTTTTGCATTGGAGGAAGGACACTAAAAGGA GCAGAGGAATGGATTCACGTCAATAAGACGGAGTATTATTGTCCCGTAAGCAATCAGTGGACGACGCTAACACTATCACTGTTCAGCTGCTGCCAGTTCAGCATCACAGCCCACGAGTCTACGCTCTACCTCGCAGGAGGTGGGTCGCTGCAGCACATGCAGAAAGAAGACAGTGTTTTCCTGTATGACACACAGGGGCGGGTATGGAAGAAAGCCAGTCCCCTGCCTAAAGCTCTGGTGGATCATGCCTCTTGCATGATTAAACTGTCCCAAGTGAACGCAGCTGGTGAGGCGGGGAGAGGCTCCCCCACAGGCACGAGGAAGAAATCTACCCTCAGCTTGTTCATCACAAAGAAACAAGAGTCCCACACTGCCTCGGAAAAGAAGTAG